In one window of Natrinema halophilum DNA:
- a CDS encoding universal stress protein, protein MTTTVLVPVDRSSQSIAGLVYALVSFPDATVTALHVLDSQYDAYAEVGSPESHDEQVQRAGERILDRAAEVATDHGRSIETVLESGIPHRTIVEYTVEHDINHVVMGSHGESPIVRPFLGHVSEAVVRRTPVSTTIVPESRTELQKRDLPGRVLVPVDGSEQSLAALEYATSRFSDARITIFHAVALPFEYERDTVDGTYLDQVVDNLSSRGDAILDAAEQSVDDDDVVVETNLEFGDPSRCIVDYAGDNEFDQIIMGSHGRSLPTRIITGSVAETVSRRSTIPTTLVRGRANGSS, encoded by the coding sequence ATGACCACAACCGTTCTCGTACCGGTCGATAGGTCGTCACAATCGATCGCCGGTCTCGTGTATGCGCTCGTATCGTTTCCGGATGCGACCGTCACTGCACTGCACGTTCTCGATAGCCAATACGACGCGTACGCAGAGGTCGGGTCCCCCGAATCGCACGACGAACAGGTCCAGCGGGCGGGGGAACGGATCCTCGACCGGGCAGCTGAGGTCGCTACAGACCACGGACGGTCGATCGAGACGGTACTCGAGTCGGGAATCCCACACCGGACTATCGTCGAGTATACCGTCGAACACGACATTAATCACGTCGTGATGGGGAGCCATGGGGAGTCGCCGATCGTGCGACCGTTCCTCGGACACGTAAGTGAGGCTGTCGTTCGGCGGACACCCGTTTCCACGACGATCGTTCCGGAGTCACGAACGGAACTTCAAAAGAGGGATCTACCCGGTCGGGTCTTGGTTCCGGTCGACGGCTCCGAGCAGTCACTCGCCGCACTCGAGTACGCCACCAGCCGGTTTTCCGATGCGCGGATAACGATCTTCCACGCGGTGGCGCTCCCGTTCGAGTACGAGAGAGACACCGTCGACGGAACCTATCTCGACCAGGTTGTCGACAATCTGTCCAGCCGAGGTGATGCGATTCTCGATGCAGCCGAGCAATCGGTCGACGATGATGACGTCGTCGTCGAGACGAATCTCGAATTCGGTGACCCCTCACGCTGCATCGTCGACTACGCCGGAGACAACGAATTCGATCAGATAATCATGGGTAGCCACGGCCGATCACTCCCAACCCGAATCATCACCGGAAGCGTCGCCGAGACCGTATCACGCCGATCCACGATACCCACGACACTGGTACGGGGACGAGCAAACGGATCGTCCTAA